One window of the Shewanella cyperi genome contains the following:
- a CDS encoding competence protein CoiA family protein, protein MKFGVPFGKDEATGDWKDVAEVERGLACGCICPSCGLRLSARHGDEREWHFSHHTRNIPKEEIVDCEYSFEVSLRMMAHQLLNEGAGLTVPEYLIHVTVPPVLQHRFKPEVKCAKEVVLTPAMGKLTVDADFMGHKVDALYEFPEASLIVYFVYQGRTFPIEKRLLRQMGAGAILLDLEVLSHHFYRDPMAEGGVLGSAKAQLLGWLNTGTRAKFWLYHPREDERLAKKHQLIDAALEEQKLVGSPTPDDVELGDLLAAVTEHHTKASSIDPNKLVRCKCVCGKEFTGFKGKANACPICCTHLYVTQKRFLSQDSGY, encoded by the coding sequence ATGAAATTTGGCGTACCCTTCGGAAAGGATGAAGCGACCGGCGACTGGAAAGATGTCGCCGAGGTTGAGCGTGGTCTGGCGTGTGGCTGTATTTGTCCCTCCTGTGGTTTGCGCTTGTCTGCCCGCCATGGCGATGAGCGCGAATGGCACTTTTCCCACCATACCCGCAATATCCCCAAAGAAGAAATAGTCGATTGCGAGTACTCCTTTGAAGTGTCGCTCAGGATGATGGCGCACCAGCTGCTGAATGAAGGCGCCGGGTTAACCGTGCCTGAGTATCTCATTCACGTCACTGTTCCCCCGGTGTTGCAGCACCGCTTCAAGCCTGAAGTTAAGTGTGCCAAAGAGGTCGTTTTAACCCCGGCAATGGGGAAGCTGACCGTGGATGCCGACTTTATGGGGCACAAGGTTGATGCTCTGTATGAATTCCCTGAGGCGTCATTGATAGTGTATTTCGTGTACCAGGGGCGCACTTTCCCGATAGAGAAACGTCTGCTGCGGCAAATGGGCGCTGGTGCGATACTGTTGGACCTTGAGGTCTTATCCCACCACTTTTATCGTGACCCCATGGCCGAAGGGGGCGTGCTTGGCAGTGCTAAAGCGCAGCTGCTGGGCTGGCTCAACACCGGCACTCGGGCAAAGTTTTGGCTATACCATCCCAGAGAGGATGAACGCCTCGCCAAAAAGCATCAACTGATTGATGCAGCGCTTGAAGAGCAGAAATTAGTTGGCAGCCCAACACCTGACGATGTGGAGTTGGGAGACCTTTTAGCGGCTGTGACAGAGCACCATACAAAAGCCTCTAGTATTGACCCCAACAAGCTGGTGCGCTGCAAATGTGTTTGTGGCAAGGAGTTCACCGGTTTTAAAGGTAAGGCCAATGCCTGCCCGATTTGCTGTACTCACCTCTACGTGACTCAGAAGCGTTTTCTCAGCCAGGATTCCGGGTATTAA
- a CDS encoding helix-turn-helix transcriptional regulator: MKMSQNDRIIRKPEVMALLGLSKSTVHERINAGLLLPPFQLGCRAVGWLESEILQLMVAMAAGICDELLVDLNQYLLEERQRLWAELRK, from the coding sequence ATGAAAATGTCTCAAAACGACCGAATCATTAGGAAGCCCGAAGTGATGGCATTGCTAGGGCTCAGTAAGAGCACCGTGCATGAAAGGATCAACGCCGGCCTACTGCTACCACCATTTCAACTGGGGTGTCGCGCAGTAGGTTGGCTCGAAAGCGAAATTCTCCAGCTTATGGTGGCAATGGCTGCAGGCATATGCGATGAACTGCTGGTGGATTTAAATCAATACTTACTGGAGGAACGTCAAAGGTTATGGGCTGAACTACGCAAATGA
- a CDS encoding tetratricopeptide repeat-containing diguanylate cyclase, whose protein sequence is MIKYLFFIAALLVSTCVAAENYDQALDELEGALQSQQGNVDILFDNLAADYAKMTADQKARFLMFSGMKDLFGGDYQRSLESLNSALNLTNSLPLVSQILVYQATGYILKREFSSALDKLQKNLSLIENLKDRGIQTSTYVRLAGLYYQMELYEDVGLFANRALKLVSEDDTKNTCYAKLYVGAYAIETNQLQQALSAFADTRAYCGSHALPLVVAMASKGEGRARSELGDFDEAERLLLQALAGYTKFGYQMEMGSAHSLLAKNYWKSGNLEKAKYHANMTIETNASDVRAKQMAYEVLASLYADSGDYAKAYSAQTLEQKFRQELLDGTKAKAQAYEAAKFNAVEQQREIALLNKEREQYLAQQNINERERSNSLMFSIIFFGSSLFLLIMLLAGGIQRNKYKRLSQRDGLTGVFNRSTGQEFAENRLIQLMARNQPFSLILLDLDSFKQINDSFGHGTGDWALKKVVEVLIPLLHPDDILARFGGEEFFIALPGAGVDKALEVAERCRLAIESIDTHYSGHTFELTASFGVTSLMEDDLSLDPLLHRADLALYQAKNSGRNQICVELGKKGSPKSAHTPSAQSLAQTGQ, encoded by the coding sequence TTGATTAAGTATCTTTTTTTTATTGCGGCGCTCCTGGTATCGACCTGTGTCGCCGCTGAGAATTACGATCAGGCTTTGGATGAGCTTGAGGGGGCTTTGCAATCGCAACAGGGCAATGTGGACATACTGTTCGACAACTTGGCGGCTGATTACGCCAAAATGACTGCCGACCAAAAAGCGCGCTTTTTGATGTTCAGTGGTATGAAAGATTTGTTTGGTGGTGATTACCAACGCTCTCTCGAGAGCCTCAATAGTGCCCTTAATTTAACCAACTCCTTGCCTTTGGTATCACAAATTTTGGTGTATCAGGCAACCGGTTATATCCTTAAGCGCGAATTTTCAAGCGCTTTGGATAAGTTGCAGAAAAACTTGTCGTTGATAGAAAACCTGAAAGACAGAGGCATACAGACATCAACTTATGTGCGATTGGCAGGTCTGTACTATCAGATGGAGCTTTATGAAGATGTCGGTCTGTTTGCCAATAGGGCCTTGAAGCTGGTTTCCGAAGATGACACCAAGAATACGTGCTATGCCAAGCTGTATGTAGGCGCTTATGCGATAGAAACCAACCAATTGCAACAAGCACTGAGTGCTTTTGCTGATACCAGAGCCTATTGTGGGAGCCATGCACTGCCATTGGTCGTTGCGATGGCGTCAAAGGGCGAAGGCAGAGCAAGATCAGAACTTGGTGATTTTGATGAGGCTGAGAGATTATTGCTGCAAGCCTTGGCTGGGTACACCAAGTTTGGCTATCAAATGGAAATGGGCAGTGCCCACAGCCTATTGGCAAAGAATTACTGGAAAAGCGGAAATCTTGAAAAGGCCAAGTACCACGCCAACATGACCATTGAAACAAATGCCAGCGACGTCCGGGCTAAGCAAATGGCCTATGAAGTACTGGCGTCCCTTTACGCAGATTCGGGCGATTATGCCAAGGCCTATTCTGCTCAGACACTGGAGCAGAAATTTCGCCAGGAATTGCTTGATGGTACCAAGGCTAAGGCGCAGGCCTACGAGGCGGCGAAATTCAACGCCGTTGAGCAACAGCGAGAAATTGCCTTGCTCAATAAGGAACGTGAACAATATCTGGCCCAGCAGAACATCAATGAAAGAGAGCGTTCCAATTCGCTGATGTTCTCGATTATCTTTTTTGGCAGTAGCCTGTTTTTACTGATCATGCTGTTGGCGGGTGGTATACAGCGCAATAAGTACAAACGCTTGTCACAAAGAGACGGCCTGACAGGCGTCTTCAATCGCAGTACCGGCCAAGAGTTTGCCGAGAATCGGCTGATACAGCTGATGGCAAGGAACCAACCTTTCTCACTTATCCTCTTGGATCTGGATAGCTTCAAGCAAATCAATGATTCTTTTGGACACGGTACCGGCGATTGGGCCCTGAAGAAGGTGGTGGAAGTGTTAATTCCTCTGCTGCACCCAGACGATATTCTTGCGCGGTTTGGTGGCGAGGAGTTTTTTATCGCTTTACCCGGTGCTGGAGTGGACAAGGCTTTGGAAGTAGCGGAGCGATGCCGCCTTGCCATTGAAAGTATAGACACCCACTATTCAGGTCATACATTTGAGCTGACGGCCAGCTTTGGAGTGACCTCACTTATGGAAGATGATTTGAGTTTGGACCCGCTGCTGCACAGAGCCGATCTGGCACTGTACCAAGCCAAAAATAGTGGCAGAAACCAAATCTGTGTTGAATTGGGCAAGAAGGGAAGCCCCAAGTCTGCCCATACACCCAGTGCACAATCTTTGGCCCAAACCGGGCAATAA
- a CDS encoding SRPBCC family protein produces the protein MPKISRSVLVRFSAKQMYELINDVESYKEFLPGCVGGRVLEFDGQTMLASVDVSKAGISKTFTTRNQVVPDRQISLQLENGPFKHLTGHWRFTELAEDACKVEFELDFEFSNGLTELAFGKVFKDLAASMVTAFTSRAKVVYTP, from the coding sequence ATGCCGAAAATCTCCCGCAGTGTGCTGGTCAGGTTCAGCGCCAAACAGATGTACGAACTTATTAATGATGTTGAATCATATAAGGAATTTCTTCCAGGCTGTGTTGGTGGTCGGGTGCTGGAATTTGACGGTCAGACCATGTTGGCTTCGGTTGATGTCAGCAAGGCCGGCATAAGCAAAACCTTTACCACCCGCAATCAGGTCGTACCGGACAGGCAGATCAGTCTGCAGCTGGAAAATGGTCCCTTCAAACATTTGACCGGTCACTGGCGTTTTACCGAACTTGCGGAAGATGCCTGCAAGGTGGAGTTTGAACTGGATTTTGAGTTTTCCAACGGTCTGACCGAGTTGGCATTTGGCAAGGTTTTTAAAGATTTGGCCGCGTCCATGGTGACTGCGTTTACCAGTCGGGCAAAGGTGGTATATACCCCATGA
- a CDS encoding YagK/YfjJ domain-containing protein produces MGISHSDYFPGGDLYWKVNNKPSGFYPHILRAMFDQVFAFLCYHSRLFAVRYDLHQPSFTADNQRMTTFIRRLSKQLNTRYGFKYIGYVWVREQVTGQGQHYHLLLLLDGKLVQHPQRITEICRQIWQDMSGTLYVPDSPYYNIKRSDQHTLAKLLFRLSYFAKAKDKDRNPTYTNNYGRSRIKPKLGWQYAPSSPALFS; encoded by the coding sequence ATGGGCATTTCACATTCAGACTATTTTCCTGGTGGCGATCTGTATTGGAAGGTGAACAACAAGCCGTCAGGTTTTTACCCACATATATTGCGGGCCATGTTTGACCAGGTGTTTGCATTTCTCTGTTATCACAGCCGGTTGTTTGCAGTGCGCTATGATCTCCACCAGCCCAGCTTTACCGCAGATAATCAGCGCATGACGACCTTCATACGCAGACTCAGCAAACAGCTCAATACACGATACGGTTTTAAGTATATTGGCTATGTGTGGGTTCGGGAGCAGGTTACTGGCCAAGGGCAACACTACCACCTACTGCTACTGTTGGATGGCAAATTGGTCCAGCATCCTCAAAGAATAACGGAAATTTGTCGACAAATTTGGCAGGACATGAGTGGTACGCTGTACGTACCAGACAGTCCCTACTACAACATCAAACGCAGTGATCAGCATACCCTGGCTAAACTGCTTTTTCGGCTGAGTTACTTCGCAAAGGCCAAAGACAAGGACCGTAACCCGACATACACCAACAACTACGGCCGCAGCCGAATAAAACCAAAGCTTGGATGGCAGTATGCCCCCAGCTCACCTGCGCTGTTCTCATAA
- a CDS encoding monovalent cation:proton antiporter-2 (CPA2) family protein, producing the protein MQNSDLLPSVLYFLLAAVLVIPLGKRLGLGPILCYLAAGVFLGPGGLGLISDPQAVLHFAELGVILMLFVLGLELHPAKLWELRSAIFGLGSSQLLLCWTLLGALAWLVGLSWQAALVIGAALSLSSTAFAVQLMNEHRLLTTPLGRDVFGILLLQDLAVIPILLLTGYLAPAQASQEQVLPWYGVLLAFGLFLLVGRFILPLFLRLVAQSGVREVLTAFALLLVIGSAELMNWLGLSAGLGAFVAGIMLANSSYRHQLETDIEPFKGLLLGLFFMAVGMSMELGLLLSQPLLLLGLLSTLLLSKALVIGLLGKLRHHGWRSSIAMGLILAEGGEFAFVLLTQAKLGGLLDEDIVNALVLAIGLSMALTPLLFTAFRATRRKQQDNRQPDAIEASQSEVIICGFGRVGQISGRLLASSGIPFVALDKDPRHVDVVRQFGGEVYFGDGTRLDMLMAAGIARTRVLLLAVDGVEDSLAIASLVQQHFPHVTLIARARDRNHAYRLLALGVKQVFRETFGSALNAAEQVLQGLGLSEVQAADMARTFAEHDQALVLAGAAHHHDLDALIRISNEGKAELASLLKGDRERNKP; encoded by the coding sequence ATGCAAAACTCAGATCTGCTTCCTTCGGTGTTGTATTTCCTGTTGGCCGCTGTGCTTGTGATCCCTTTGGGTAAAAGGCTCGGACTGGGGCCTATTCTCTGCTATCTCGCCGCCGGCGTATTCCTCGGCCCAGGAGGTTTGGGGCTGATATCGGACCCTCAAGCTGTACTGCATTTTGCCGAGCTCGGGGTCATTCTGATGCTGTTTGTGCTCGGGCTTGAACTCCATCCCGCCAAATTATGGGAGCTTCGCAGTGCTATCTTTGGCTTGGGCAGCAGTCAGTTATTGCTGTGCTGGACATTGCTGGGGGCATTGGCCTGGCTCGTTGGCTTGTCTTGGCAAGCCGCCCTGGTGATTGGTGCCGCTTTGTCACTGTCCTCTACCGCGTTTGCGGTGCAATTAATGAATGAACATCGATTGCTGACCACCCCCTTGGGTCGTGATGTATTCGGTATCCTGTTGTTACAGGACTTGGCGGTAATCCCCATACTGTTACTTACCGGCTATCTGGCACCGGCTCAAGCGTCACAGGAGCAGGTGTTGCCTTGGTATGGGGTCTTGCTGGCTTTTGGGCTGTTTTTATTGGTCGGCAGATTCATTTTGCCGCTGTTTTTGCGCCTGGTTGCACAAAGCGGTGTTCGCGAAGTGCTTACCGCATTTGCCTTGCTGCTGGTTATCGGCAGCGCCGAACTCATGAATTGGCTCGGGTTATCTGCCGGACTGGGCGCCTTTGTTGCCGGCATTATGCTCGCCAACTCCAGCTATCGCCATCAGCTTGAAACGGATATCGAGCCCTTTAAAGGTCTGCTGCTTGGGCTGTTTTTTATGGCTGTCGGCATGAGTATGGAATTGGGGCTGCTGCTAAGTCAGCCCCTGTTGTTACTGGGATTGTTGTCAACTCTGCTGCTTTCCAAGGCCTTGGTGATAGGGCTGCTGGGCAAGCTGCGCCATCATGGCTGGCGTTCCAGCATTGCCATGGGCCTTATTCTTGCGGAAGGTGGTGAGTTTGCCTTTGTGCTCCTGACCCAGGCAAAGCTCGGCGGCTTGCTGGATGAAGACATAGTCAATGCTCTGGTGTTGGCCATTGGTCTGTCCATGGCCCTGACGCCATTGCTGTTTACTGCCTTCAGGGCCACCAGGCGCAAGCAACAGGATAACAGGCAGCCTGATGCCATAGAGGCCTCACAAAGCGAAGTGATCATCTGCGGTTTTGGCCGGGTAGGGCAAATCAGTGGCCGACTGCTGGCCTCTTCCGGTATACCCTTTGTGGCGCTGGATAAGGATCCCCGCCATGTGGATGTGGTGCGCCAGTTCGGTGGCGAAGTGTATTTTGGGGACGGGACCCGTTTGGATATGTTGATGGCCGCGGGCATCGCCAGGACGAGGGTCTTGTTGCTTGCGGTGGACGGCGTTGAGGATTCGTTGGCAATTGCTTCTCTGGTGCAACAGCATTTTCCCCATGTCACCCTGATAGCAAGGGCAAGGGACAGAAATCACGCCTATCGGTTATTGGCTCTGGGCGTAAAGCAAGTCTTCAGGGAAACTTTCGGTTCGGCATTGAACGCTGCCGAGCAGGTTTTACAGGGGCTTGGGTTATCCGAGGTTCAGGCCGCTGATATGGCGCGAACCTTTGCTGAACATGACCAGGCGCTGGTACTTGCCGGCGCTGCTCACCATCACGATCTTGATGCGCTTATCCGAATATCCAATGAGGGTAAGGCCGAATTGGCATCCCTGTTGAAGGGAGATAGAGAGAGAAATAAGCCCTGA
- the smpB gene encoding SsrA-binding protein SmpB, producing the protein MVKKNSKKSATPAQIAKNKRATFEYRFDEKFEAGLSLMGWEVKSIRVGKINLSDSFVLLKNGEAFLHNCHITPLNTASTHVICDPTRPRKLLLNRKELDRLAGLVERQGYAIVPISMYWRKGAWVKVEIGLGKGKKEHDKREDTKQREWAIEKARVMKNK; encoded by the coding sequence ATGGTAAAGAAAAACTCCAAAAAATCCGCCACTCCGGCGCAAATCGCGAAAAATAAACGCGCGACCTTTGAATACCGTTTCGACGAAAAATTCGAGGCCGGCCTGTCCCTGATGGGCTGGGAAGTCAAATCCATCCGTGTCGGCAAGATAAACCTGTCGGACAGCTTCGTACTGCTCAAAAACGGTGAAGCCTTCCTGCACAACTGCCACATCACCCCGCTGAACACGGCATCCACCCATGTGATCTGCGATCCGACCCGGCCGCGCAAGCTGCTGCTCAATCGCAAGGAACTCGACCGCCTCGCCGGCCTGGTGGAACGCCAGGGTTATGCCATAGTGCCGATTTCCATGTACTGGCGCAAAGGCGCCTGGGTCAAGGTAGAGATAGGTCTGGGTAAAGGTAAGAAAGAACACGACAAGCGCGAAGACACCAAACAGCGCGAGTGGGCCATCGAAAAAGCCCGTGTCATGAAGAACAAATAA
- a CDS encoding integrase domain-containing protein — protein sequence MARMTTKLSDTAVKNAKPQEREYLLFDGDGLRLRVTPSGTKLWLFNYTKPHTKTRSNLSLGNYPQVSLAQARKKVLEAKELLAEGIDPKQQRDQDAAAKAAIEEHTFEKVAADWFERKKDDITEAHANSTWNSLALHVLPALGKLPVSQVSAPQVVKMLRPIEAKGSLETVKRLTQRINEIMTYAVNTGLIHANPLSGIKAAFKKPKKQNMAALSPAELPLLLHALSEANIKKVTRGLIFWQLHTMTRPNEAAGTRWAEIDEEARLWTIPAERMKMRREHVIPLSDEAMAILATIKPLSGHREYVFPSDIDPKTHTHVQTANMALKRMGLQGRTTAHGLRALASTTLNEQGFDWDVVEAALAHTDKNQVRSAYNRASYLERRREMMCWWSNFIQEVARGTRTIPYPQAKLRAI from the coding sequence ATGGCCAGAATGACAACCAAGCTCAGTGATACAGCAGTCAAGAACGCGAAGCCTCAAGAGCGTGAATATCTTCTGTTCGACGGGGATGGGCTCAGGTTAAGGGTCACCCCCTCTGGCACAAAGCTCTGGCTGTTTAATTACACCAAACCACACACAAAAACCCGATCAAACCTCAGCCTTGGCAATTATCCCCAAGTTTCTCTGGCACAGGCACGCAAAAAAGTGCTGGAAGCCAAGGAACTGCTAGCGGAAGGCATTGACCCCAAACAGCAGCGAGACCAAGACGCTGCAGCAAAAGCCGCCATTGAAGAACATACCTTTGAGAAGGTCGCGGCAGACTGGTTTGAGCGAAAGAAAGACGACATCACTGAAGCACACGCCAATTCCACCTGGAACTCATTGGCGCTGCATGTATTGCCGGCACTGGGCAAACTGCCTGTCAGTCAAGTCAGTGCCCCTCAGGTAGTAAAAATGCTGCGACCCATTGAGGCCAAGGGCAGCCTTGAAACCGTAAAGCGGCTCACCCAGCGTATCAATGAAATCATGACCTATGCGGTGAACACCGGGCTGATCCACGCGAACCCCTTGTCCGGGATAAAAGCAGCGTTCAAAAAGCCCAAGAAGCAAAACATGGCCGCGCTTTCCCCTGCTGAACTGCCTCTGCTGCTACACGCCCTCAGCGAAGCCAATATCAAAAAGGTCACCCGCGGCCTGATCTTCTGGCAACTGCATACCATGACCCGCCCCAACGAAGCTGCCGGCACCAGATGGGCAGAGATTGATGAAGAAGCAAGGCTTTGGACCATCCCGGCCGAACGGATGAAGATGCGCCGCGAACATGTAATTCCGCTCAGCGATGAGGCCATGGCCATTTTGGCAACGATCAAACCCTTGAGCGGTCATCGGGAATACGTCTTTCCATCCGATATAGATCCCAAAACCCACACCCATGTGCAAACTGCCAACATGGCCTTAAAGCGTATGGGACTGCAGGGCCGAACCACTGCCCACGGATTGCGAGCTTTGGCCAGTACCACACTCAATGAACAAGGCTTCGATTGGGACGTGGTAGAAGCTGCACTGGCCCACACAGACAAGAATCAGGTACGTAGCGCCTACAATCGCGCGTCTTACCTTGAAAGGCGCCGAGAAATGATGTGCTGGTGGAGTAATTTCATTCAGGAAGTTGCCAGAGGAACTCGGACAATCCCTTACCCACAAGCCAAATTGAGGGCCATATGA
- a CDS encoding outer membrane protein assembly factor BamE translates to MLIKKQSLTLLGAVALSLSLSACSAFDWLVYKPDVPQGNYMETQQVEKLRIDMTKEQAEYVLGRPVLRDSFSDDTWYYVYHFKSGRDASIIHKELILRFVDGKLAKVDGDYELSPEFNTPLEKSSLPTTSQDVGEPLVPAARGDEKPLVQEKNNAPKPMKKF, encoded by the coding sequence ATGTTGATTAAAAAGCAAAGTCTGACCCTGTTGGGGGCCGTTGCGCTCTCGCTGTCCCTGAGCGCCTGCAGTGCATTTGACTGGCTGGTGTACAAGCCGGATGTGCCGCAAGGCAACTATATGGAAACCCAGCAGGTTGAAAAGCTGCGTATCGACATGACCAAAGAGCAGGCTGAATATGTGCTCGGACGTCCTGTGTTGCGGGACAGTTTTTCCGATGACACCTGGTATTACGTGTACCACTTCAAGAGCGGTCGTGACGCCAGTATCATTCACAAAGAGCTGATCCTGCGCTTCGTTGATGGCAAGTTGGCCAAGGTCGATGGTGACTATGAGCTGAGCCCTGAATTTAACACGCCGCTGGAAAAAAGCAGCTTACCTACAACTAGTCAGGATGTGGGTGAGCCTCTGGTACCAGCCGCCCGAGGCGATGAAAAGCCCCTGGTACAAGAAAAAAATAATGCGCCTAAGCCAATGAAAAAATTCTGA
- a CDS encoding RnfH family protein encodes MSNEQEQFPVDVVYALPQQQKVVHIMVTPGTTFIEAVRQSNICAFFPEIELETVKLGVFSRIAKHDEVLQPGQRVEIYRPLIADPKDVRRKRAEKAKDEGRASKVTGGRVS; translated from the coding sequence ATGAGTAATGAACAAGAACAATTTCCGGTCGATGTAGTGTATGCCTTACCGCAACAGCAGAAAGTGGTGCATATCATGGTGACGCCGGGCACCACCTTTATTGAGGCTGTGCGCCAAAGTAATATCTGTGCTTTCTTTCCCGAGATAGAGCTGGAAACGGTAAAGCTCGGGGTATTCAGCCGAATAGCCAAACATGATGAGGTATTGCAACCGGGGCAAAGGGTGGAAATCTACCGGCCACTGATTGCCGATCCCAAGGATGTGCGGCGCAAGCGGGCGGAAAAGGCCAAGGACGAAGGCCGGGCCAGTAAGGTGACTGGCGGCCGGGTTTCCTGA
- a CDS encoding SAM-dependent methyltransferase: MQVIKNGSLVCVGTGLKLAGQVSVIARSYLEHADVVFSLMPDGFHQRWVEGLNPNVVNLQQFYGRNGEVKNRRITYRQMVAAMLEQVRNGKKVVGAFYGHPGVFACVPHMAIQQAREEGFEALMEPGISAEACLWADLGIDPGTSGHQSFEASQFMFFRHVPDPSCHLLLWQIALAGEHTLTQFHTSSDRLQVLVEQLQEWYRPEHEVIIYEAANLPVQAPRITRVPLSQLPWVKLTPASTLLIPPARKLEYNMEVLQRLGLTPGDLA, translated from the coding sequence ATCCAGGTGATTAAAAATGGCTCTTTGGTATGTGTGGGAACGGGATTGAAACTTGCGGGGCAGGTTAGTGTGATTGCCAGGAGCTATCTTGAACATGCTGATGTTGTATTTAGCTTAATGCCCGATGGTTTTCATCAGCGCTGGGTTGAAGGGCTTAATCCCAATGTCGTTAATCTGCAACAGTTTTATGGCAGGAATGGTGAGGTCAAGAATCGTCGTATCACATACCGACAAATGGTTGCAGCCATGCTTGAACAAGTCCGGAATGGCAAAAAAGTAGTGGGTGCATTTTACGGTCATCCCGGTGTATTTGCTTGCGTACCCCATATGGCAATTCAACAGGCTCGTGAAGAAGGTTTTGAAGCTTTGATGGAGCCCGGGATTTCAGCCGAGGCTTGCCTTTGGGCTGATCTCGGTATTGATCCCGGTACCTCTGGCCATCAAAGTTTTGAAGCCAGCCAGTTTATGTTTTTCAGACACGTTCCAGACCCAAGTTGCCATTTGTTGCTTTGGCAGATAGCTTTGGCAGGTGAGCATACGCTCACTCAGTTTCATACCTCGTCTGATAGGTTGCAGGTGCTGGTGGAGCAACTTCAGGAATGGTATCGCCCTGAACATGAAGTGATTATATATGAAGCTGCAAACTTGCCTGTTCAGGCGCCCAGAATTACTCGAGTGCCCTTGAGTCAGTTGCCTTGGGTAAAATTAACGCCGGCAAGTACCTTATTGATACCTCCGGCGAGAAAGCTGGAGTACAACATGGAAGTGCTGCAACGTCTTGGGTTAACCCCGGGGGATTTGGCCTGA